The Calothrix sp. PCC 7507 DNA segment TCGGGTAACTCCTTCACTGTCACCTGATAATTAGCTACATTTTCTAACATCCCCGCGAGTTCGTTCAACTCGTGGTAGTGAGTCGCAAAAATTGTCCGAGACTGAATATCTGTTGCTAGATATTCCGCCACCGCCCAAGCTATGGAAAGACCATCAAATGTCGCTGTTCCCCGACCAATTTCATCTAACAACACCAATGACCTAGAAGTTGCATGGTTGAGAATATTTGCAGTTTCATTCATCTCCACCATAAATGTAGATTGACCCGTAGCCAGATCATCTACAGCACCTACACGGGTGAAAATGCGATCGCATACTCCCAACTTCGCAAACCTAGCAGGGACAAAACTACCAGTTTGCGCCATTAACTGAATCAACCCCACCTGGCGCAAATAACAACTTTTGCCACTTGCATTTGGCCCAGTGAGGATGATTAAATCAGGATTGTCATTTGTCATTTGTCTTTGGTCATTTGTTAATGATTCTTGACCCAATTGCGTCGAATTCGGGACAAAGAACCCTGCAGGTAAAGACTGTTCTACCACTGGATGACGGCCATCAACAATTCCTATTTCTCGCCCCACTAACATTTCTGGACGACAGTAACCTTGATGCACTGCCAAATCAGCCAAACCACATAATACATCTGCCGCAGCCACCGCACGGGAAAGATTGCGAATCACCTCAGCCTGACTACCTACCTCTTCCCGCAACTCGACAAAAATCTCATATTCCAACTGATTTAAATCGTCCCGCGCCGACAGAATTCGGGCTTCCCGTTCTTTCAACTCTGGGGTGATGTAACGTTCTTCATTCGTCAGGGTTTGCTTGCGGATGTAATTAACTGGTACTTGGTCAGCTTTGGCGCGAGAAATACTAATGTAATATCCGAAGGTTTTATTAAATCCCACCTTCAGGGTGGGAATTCCTGTTTTAGCCCGTTCATCAACCTCTAAATTGGCAATCCATTGTTGATCCGCTTCTACAGTTGCTTTTCTCTCATCCAGCAGTGGATTTACCCCAGAACGAATTAAACTACCTTCTTTAATATGTATTGGTGGTGATTCTACGATATTATTGTGTAGCTTTTGTGCCAAATCTTCCAAGATCGGTGGTACTTTCTGCAAAGCTTTCAGGAAAGGAGAATGGGCTTGGTCCACTAAGCGAGATAATTCTGGTAAGCGGGAGAGGGAATCTGCTAACGCTACCAAATCTTTGGCATTAGCAGTCCCAGAACCTGCACGTCCTGTCAACCGTTCTAAGTCATAAATTTGCCGTAACAACTGCCGCAAATCTTGACGTAGGGCTGTATTTTCTACTAATTCTTGGATGGTATCTTGCCGGGCGCGGATGCCTTTAGTATCAAGTAGCGGTTGTAACAACCATCGCCGTAATGCCCGCCCACCCATCGCTGTGCTAGTTCTATCTAATGCCCACAACAGAGAACCGTGGAAGGTGCCATCGCGGACAGTTTGGGTAATTTCTAGGTTACGGCGGGTTTGGTGGTCAACTATCAGGTAGTCGGTGACGGTATAGGTGCGTAACAATTGGAGAGGAACTGAGTTTTCCTTTTGGGTATCTTCTATATATTCCAGCAGACCCCCAGCGGCGCGGACAGCCAGGGGGAGATGAT contains these protein-coding regions:
- the mutS gene encoding DNA mismatch repair protein MutS, which codes for MTASHSEIQPTEPNTPTAPHADTRLVDRSRLSKMYQHYVEMKDKYPHALLLYRVGDFFETFFQDAVTVSRELELVLTSKHGGEVGRVAMTGVPHHAWERYTTMLVEKGYAVVICDQVEDSADAIGLVRREVTRILTPGTLLEEGMLKSSRNNYLAAVVIASNHWGLAYADISTGEFLTTQGSDLEHLTQELMRLQPAEVLFPTNAPDLGTLLRPGETSPYLPPCLPPSFCYSLRSQHPFSQNEARPRLLQKFKVRSLEGLGCDHLPLAVRAAGGLLEYIEDTQKENSVPLQLLRTYTVTDYLIVDHQTRRNLEITQTVRDGTFHGSLLWALDRTSTAMGGRALRRWLLQPLLDTKGIRARQDTIQELVENTALRQDLRQLLRQIYDLERLTGRAGSGTANAKDLVALADSLSRLPELSRLVDQAHSPFLKALQKVPPILEDLAQKLHNNIVESPPIHIKEGSLIRSGVNPLLDERKATVEADQQWIANLEVDERAKTGIPTLKVGFNKTFGYYISISRAKADQVPVNYIRKQTLTNEERYITPELKEREARILSARDDLNQLEYEIFVELREEVGSQAEVIRNLSRAVAAADVLCGLADLAVHQGYCRPEMLVGREIGIVDGRHPVVEQSLPAGFFVPNSTQLGQESLTNDQRQMTNDNPDLIILTGPNASGKSCYLRQVGLIQLMAQTGSFVPARFAKLGVCDRIFTRVGAVDDLATGQSTFMVEMNETANILNHATSRSLVLLDEIGRGTATFDGLSIAWAVAEYLATDIQSRTIFATHYHELNELAGMLENVANYQVTVKELPDQIIFLHQVQPGGADKSYGIEAGRLAGLPAVVIQRAKQVMGQIEKHSKIAMGLQNLD